The following is a genomic window from Sinorhizobium fredii NGR234.
CGGCCGCCGCGATCGGCTTTACCCTTGGGAACGATCTTCTGATCGTCACCGGCGCGCTGGTCGGCTCTTCCGGTGCGATCCTCTCCTACATCATGTGCAAGGCGATGAACCGTTCGTTTGTTTCCGTCATCTTCGGTGGCTTCGGCGCGACGAGTGGCCCGCAGATGCAAATTGCAGGTGAGCAGATCGCGATCGATACCGATGGTGTCGCCGCCGCCCTCAACGATGCCGACAGCATCATCATCGTGCCGGGTTATGGCATGGCGGTGGCCCAGGCGCAGCAATCGGTCTCCGAACTCACGCGCAAACTGCGTGCTTCCGGCAAGACCGTACGCTTCGCCATCCACCCCGTCGCCGGTCGCCTGCCCGGCCACATGAACGTGCTGCTCGCAGAAGCCAAGGTTCCCTACGACATCGTGCTGGAGATGGACGAGATCAACGAGGACTTCCCGAACACGGACGTCGTGATCGTCGTCGGCTCCAACGACATCGTCAATCCGGCCGCCCAGGAAGACCCAAACTCGCCGATCGCTGGCATGCCGGTCCTCGAAGTCTGGAAAGCCAAGCAGGTGTTCGTGTCCAAGCGCGGCCAGGGCACCGGATACTCCGGCATTGAGAATCCACTCTTCTACAAGGACAACGCGCGCATGTTCTACGGGGATGCCAAGAAGAGTATCGATCTCTTGTTACCCACCATCGTTTAACCGCCACAAGCGCAACAAAGGAGTTATCGATCGCTTGAACGAAACGCCAATTGATTGATTATTTTTGCTGAGCTCACAGAGAAATGCCCGGCGTTGAAGGAGCAGTCAAAGCTCAACCTCGGGTTTATTCATTCAGCTTTTCGCGGCTCCCGTGCAGTAGATCCTCTCTCGACTAGCGGTGCTTGAATGAGATGGAGCGAATTTCCAGCGAGGTGCTCTCCATCAACCATGCGCGCGAGTTGGTCCATAGCCCTGCCAATCATCGCATCTCCGTCCTGTCGAACTGTGGTCAGGTCAAAACTTGGCCAAGCCGCAGCCGGGATGTCATCAAACCCCGCGACAAGCACGTCGTCAGGTACTGATAATCCGAGTGCTTTTACTGCCTCCATTGCACCGATTGCCATTAAATCATTAGCGCAGAATATGGCATCAGGTGGTTTTCGAGAGGAAAGTAGCTTTTTGGCTGCTATGAAGGCCTCGTCGTGTCGGAAATCTCCGTAAGCCATAGCCACGTCGCTGATGCCATTTTGCATAAGGCCGCTTAGATACCCGGCAAAACGGTCCTCGCTTGCGAGGTTACCCTTTTTGCCTCCGATGTAGGCAAAGCGCCGCGCCCCACGTTTCAAGAAAAGGGCTGCGATCTGCCGTCCGCCCTCCACATTATCGCTGCAGATCGACGCAACCCATTCGTTGGAGAGCTTGTTATTGAACAAGACCACCGGCGTGTGCATCT
Proteins encoded in this region:
- a CDS encoding LacI family DNA-binding transcriptional regulator, whose protein sequence is MLFSDSIRIQRIGRELKKSAKALDSGPSRKKYASSIDVARLAGVSQSAVSRTFTEGASVSAKTREKVMKAADELGYGPSIIPKIMLTHKSSLIAIVSGGLYNPFYAGVVEKLSHAVQKSGSNVMLFSVNHGEYIDEIIPDILSYRVDGIVSALSIVSAEAAERCAKMHTPVVLFNNKLSNEWVASICSDNVEGGRQIAALFLKRGARRFAYIGGKKGNLASEDRFAGYLSGLMQNGISDVAMAYGDFRHDEAFIAAKKLLSSRKPPDAIFCANDLMAIGAMEAVKALGLSVPDDVLVAGFDDIPAAAWPSFDLTTVRQDGDAMIGRAMDQLARMVDGEHLAGNSLHLIQAPLVERGSTAREPRKAE